Proteins from one Melopsittacus undulatus isolate bMelUnd1 unplaced genomic scaffold, bMelUnd1.mat.Z mat_scaffold_505_arrow_ctg1, whole genome shotgun sequence genomic window:
- the LOC117438623 gene encoding sperm-associated antigen 4 protein-like: MAVFGLNADREEETLLGMFEYNVAKEALQTFPLKNTHRAFSHIKLVVKSNWGYPDYTCIYRVQAHGKMAEPENLN; this comes from the exons ATGGCTGTGTTT GGATTGAATGCagacagagaagaagaaactcTCCTTGGGATGTTCGAGTACAACGTGGCAAAAGAGGCCCTTCAGACCTTCCCTCTGAAG aacacacacagagccttTTCACACATCAAACTGGTTGTGAAGAGCAACTGGGGGTACCCAGACTACACCTGCATTTATCGAGTGCAGGCTCATGGAAAGATGGCAGAACCAGAAAACCTCAACTGA